Proteins from a single region of Hordeum vulgare subsp. vulgare chromosome 6H, MorexV3_pseudomolecules_assembly, whole genome shotgun sequence:
- the LOC123403071 gene encoding protein NRT1/ PTR FAMILY 8.3-like encodes MFALLHLPLDTELAGDMDAMERGEHAPLLPESHGPESQEDDSLQLQVPLLKHKKRGGGGSKAPAVILLFECLESTAFNGISTNLVVYLETVLHGSNLASASNVATWFGTSYLTPLFGAIIADTFWGNYNTILVSLAVYLLGMMLVTFSAFVPTTTAALCAAGASCAGTTGTWALSSQTVAFMGLYLVAIGCGGVRSSLLPFGAEQFDDDSVADREGKASFFSWFYLCVSFGPIISGVFLVWIQQNISWGLGFGIATACIALAFAAFVLATPVYKRRMPTGTPLKSLCQVVAAACKKISIKVPAEAGHLYEVSDKIDSPQPKIAHTSDFKFLDKAAVVTQSDMEERPEEATSWKLCTVTQVEELKILLRLLPVWITSVVVSSAFSQMNTTFVQQGSAMDMTILSVPVPAASLASFEVICVMTWVLLYNKVIVPALRSFSSSGDGEPSPLQRMGAGRLLMALTMAVAALVEMKRLDSAARGEEISISWQLPQYFFLAGGEVFCYIAQLEFFFDEAPDTMKSMCTSLALLTIALGSYMSSFIYAIVEAFTASGDSPGWISDDLNKGHLDYFFWAMAAMCTLNFVVYSGIVKNYRLKTVIS; translated from the exons ATGTTCGCATTACTTCATCTTCCTCTAGACACAGAGCTCGCCGGCGACATGGACGCCATGGAGAGAGGCGAGCACGCGCCGCTCCTGCCCGAG AGTCACGGCCCAGAGAGTCAAGAGGACGATAGCCTGCAGCTGCAGGTGCCGCTCCTGAAGCACAAgaagcgcggcggcggcggcagcaagGCACCCGCAGTAATTCTTT TGTTCGAATGCCTGGAGAGCACGGCGTTCAATGGCATCTCCACCAACCTGGTGGTGTATCTGGAGACTGTCCTCCACGGCAGCAACCTCGCCAGCGCCTCCAACGTCGCCACCTGGTTCGGCACCAGCTACCTCACCCCACTCTTCGGTGCCATCATCGCCGACACCTTCTGGGGCAACTACAACACCATCCTTGTCtccctcgccgtctacctcctcgGCATGATGCTCGTCACCTTCTCTGCGTTCGTGCCCACGACCACGGCGGCGCTGTGCGCGGCGGGCGCGTCGTGCGCCGGAACCACCGGCACGTGGGCGCTGAGCTCACAGACCGTGGCTTTCATGGGGCTGTACCTCGTGGCGATCGGGTGCGGCGGGGTGCGCTCGTCTCTACTGCCATTCGGTGCGGAGCAGTTCGACGACGACAGCGTGGCTGACCGGGAGGGCAAGGCCTCCTTCTTCAGCTGGTTCTACCTCTGCGTGAGCTTCGGCCCCATCATCTCAGGCGTGTTCCTCGTCTGGATCCAGCAGAATATCAGCTGGGGCCTGGGCTTCGGCATAGCCACCGCCTGCATCGCGCTCGCCTTCGCCGCCTTCGTGCTCGCCACGCCCGTGTACAAGCGCCGGATGCCCACCGGCACGCCGCTCAAGAGCCTCTGCCAGGTCGTCGCCGCCGCGTGCAAGAAGATCAGCATCAAGGTGCCCGCCGAAGCCGGACACCTCTACGAGGTCAGCGACAAGATCGACTCACCCCAACCCAAGATCGCGCACACCAGCGACTTCAAGTTTCTCGACAAGGCGGCCGTCGTCACGCAGTCGGACATGGAGGAGAGGCCGGAGGAAGCGACCTCGTGGAAGTTGTGCACCGTGACTCAGGTGGAGGAGCTCAAGATCCTGCTCCGCCTGCTGCCCGTCTGGATCACCAGCGTCGTCGTGTCATCGGCCTTCTCGCAGATGAACACCACGTTCGTGCAGCAGGGCAGCGCCATGGACATGACCATCCTGTCGGTGCCGGTGCCCGCTGCGTCGCTGGCCTCCTTCGAGGTGATCTGCGTCATGACATGGGTGCTCCTGTACAACAAGGTGATCGTGCCGGCATTGAGGAGCTTCTCCTCCAGCGGTGACGGCGAGCCGTCGCCGCTGCAGCGGATGGGTGCCGGGCGGCTCCTCATGGCGCTCACCATGGCGGTGGCGGCGCTCGTGGAAATGAAGCGGCTGGACAGTGCGGCGCGTGGGGAGGAGATCAGCATCTCGTGGCAGCTGCCGCAGTACTTCTTCCTGGCCGGCGGGGAGGTCTTCTGCTACATCGCGCAGCTAGAGTTCTTCTTCGACGAGGCGCCGGACACCATGAAGAGCATGTGCACGTCGCTCGCTCTGCTCACCATCGCGCTGGGGAGCTACATGAGCTCCTTCATCTACGCCatcgtggaggccttcacggcgtCGGGAGACAGCCCCGGGTGGATCTCCGACGACCTCAACAAGGGCCACCTGGACTACTTCTTCTGGGCCATGGCTGCAATGTGCACGCTCAACTTCGTCGTGTACAGCGGCATCGTCAAGAACTACAGGCTCAAGACCGTCATCTCGTGA